One window of the Mycobacterium sp. SVM_VP21 genome contains the following:
- the cei gene encoding envelope integrity protein Cei: MVAQITTGSEFDKHGRPFRRRNNRPAAYALAALALLTAVAWGVALTRPVDVHEVAVCNAPPAPSEPAQPRLGTQVPRAAMSSTTPAKLADIKARVLNASGRAGQAADVADALRDDGFPQPTAANDPIYAEDRLDCQGQIRFGPAGQAAAAALWLVAPCTELFRDDRPDDSVDLAVGSDFVSLSHSDDIEAALAGLRPDATGLPDPALLTKIHSGTC; this comes from the coding sequence GTGGTCGCGCAAATCACTACCGGTTCCGAGTTCGACAAGCACGGTCGGCCGTTCCGGCGACGCAACAACCGACCGGCCGCCTACGCCTTGGCCGCGCTGGCGCTGCTCACCGCCGTGGCATGGGGGGTGGCCCTCACCCGGCCGGTCGACGTCCATGAAGTCGCGGTGTGCAATGCCCCGCCGGCGCCGAGCGAGCCCGCCCAGCCGCGGCTGGGCACTCAGGTGCCGCGCGCCGCGATGAGCAGCACCACCCCGGCCAAACTGGCCGACATCAAAGCCCGCGTCCTCAACGCCAGCGGCCGAGCCGGGCAGGCCGCCGATGTCGCCGACGCGCTGCGCGACGACGGCTTCCCCCAGCCGACCGCCGCCAACGACCCCATCTACGCCGAGGACCGGCTGGACTGCCAGGGCCAGATCCGCTTCGGCCCGGCGGGCCAGGCCGCCGCGGCAGCACTGTGGTTGGTGGCGCCGTGCACGGAACTGTTCCGCGACGACCGCCCCGACGATTCGGTGGATCTGGCGGTCGGCAGCGACTTCGTCAGCCTCTCCCACAGCGATGACATCGAGGCCGCGCTGGCCGGTCTGCGTCCAGACGCCACCGGGTTGCCCGACCCCGCGCTGCTGACCAAGATTCATTCCGGCACCTGCTGA
- a CDS encoding ROK family protein — translation MTGTDPVPAPIEDRPIAGARRQRRGFGVDVGGSGIKGGVVDLDTGALIGERFKLPTPSPATPVLVAQTVAAVVRDFGWTGPLGVTYPGVVVNGVVQTAANVDKSWIGLNAQETIAAELDGQQIVILNDADAAGLAEERFGAGKNNSGVVVLLTFGTGIGSAVIHNGKLLPNTELGHIEVGGKEAEHRAAASVKERKNWSMEKWAKQVTMVLMAIEDALCPDLIIVGGGISRKADRWVPLLGNRTPVVAATLQNTAGIVGAAMASSTDVTR, via the coding sequence ATGACCGGCACCGATCCCGTTCCAGCCCCGATCGAGGACCGTCCGATCGCCGGCGCACGGCGGCAGCGACGGGGCTTCGGCGTTGACGTGGGCGGCAGCGGCATCAAGGGTGGCGTCGTCGATCTGGACACCGGAGCGCTGATCGGTGAGCGGTTCAAGCTGCCCACGCCCAGCCCCGCCACACCGGTCTTGGTCGCCCAGACCGTCGCCGCGGTGGTCCGGGACTTCGGGTGGACCGGCCCACTGGGAGTCACCTATCCGGGCGTGGTGGTCAACGGTGTCGTGCAGACCGCCGCCAACGTCGACAAGTCCTGGATCGGGCTGAACGCGCAGGAGACGATCGCCGCCGAACTCGACGGCCAGCAGATCGTCATCCTCAACGACGCCGACGCCGCCGGGCTGGCCGAGGAGCGGTTCGGCGCAGGCAAGAACAACAGCGGCGTGGTCGTGTTGCTGACCTTCGGGACCGGGATCGGCTCGGCGGTGATCCACAACGGAAAGCTGCTGCCCAACACCGAACTCGGGCATATCGAGGTGGGCGGCAAAGAGGCCGAACACCGGGCCGCCGCGTCGGTCAAGGAACGCAAGAACTGGTCCATGGAGAAATGGGCCAAGCAGGTGACCATGGTGCTGATGGCGATCGAGGACGCGCTCTGCCCGGACCTGATCATCGTCGGGGGCGGTATCAGCCGTAAAGCCGATCGGTGGGTGCCACTGCTGGGCAACCGGACCCCGGTGGTCGCCGCGACACTGCAGAACACGGCGGGGATTGTCGGGGCCGCGATGGCGTCATCGACCGACGTGACCCGCTGA